A genomic window from Streptomyces mirabilis includes:
- a CDS encoding Tn3 family transposase, translating into MTSIERTAYPRFKRLITARELHVFFTPSEEERAWAEEAADSDEHQLALLLALKSYQRMGCFPKAHDVPEQVMEFVRRAAELPEDTLPVYASGRTAERHRSWVRERCGMRYNGQAARALAEETMRIEAASKNNPADLINIALEKLVEAGLEIPRYSTLDTMASTVRARVNEEILAGIRERMTEDERVRLLGLVDVVGLDGKTLFNALKHNPGRATWSNFKRLKGHLTWVDGLGESAKWLEGVASGKVADFAGEAQAQDAATLKDYTARRRVALIACLAAKARMRARDDLTTMFCKRMAGKAKKAREELEEIRRRQQEIVETLVANYRTLLQQVDAGGPAQTARAKAAALTKQALDALEGLDEESSAAEAVRKLEGRVSPALLVLAEGLMVQANGLASLVASVERLGGFDAQYAQIEQVSAHHGDNWEVLLHGHLKADRPVMFDLTDVIELKATSEDSSVLDALAHAKAHRAMVRDFIPDRDADGRKVDVSFATQNWQKAIRDRRRPGHFVRRHFEAMVFCYLADELRTGDVAVIGSEEYADWSERLLPWEQVEAKLPDYLVEVGLSTPGEAAPFDGRALVAQLRGRLSAAAAAADGEYPDNDELFIDPDTGAPKLKARRASMPRKSTQVLEQAVKERMPERTLLGIVARTAYWIAWWHRFGPASGNDPKLRDPFGRYVITTFVKGTNMTFAEAARHIAGVSSHELSVAARRHVTTAKLNEAIGDVVDRHAQLDLSRAWGNGTTAAADGTHMDTYLDNLLAETSVRYGAVGGIAYHHVSDLYIALFTHFVPCGVWEAVYIIEGLLKNTSEVGPTTIHADTQGQSYPVFAIAHLLGIDLMPRIRNWKDLLFFRPSRTAQYEHIDALFGEPGRNVIDWRLIENHFRDLMRVIVSIREGAISSVLLLRRLRSGSRRNATYTAFREVGKVIRTVQLLRYLSDSPLRARVTAATNKVEAFNGFSDWVRFGQNGTVAANDPVEQEKDVKFTSLLANLVIFHNTLDIADVVRELQAEGRPVDPLDLAQVSPYLTEHIKRFGEYSTHELGITPDAYDARLDVDFSVLGGDDKAAAA; encoded by the coding sequence ATGACTTCAATCGAGCGGACCGCGTACCCGCGGTTCAAGCGGCTGATCACCGCGCGTGAGCTGCATGTGTTCTTCACGCCGTCCGAGGAGGAGCGGGCCTGGGCGGAGGAGGCTGCGGACTCCGACGAGCACCAGTTGGCGCTGCTGCTGGCGCTGAAGTCGTACCAGCGGATGGGCTGCTTCCCGAAGGCGCACGATGTGCCGGAGCAGGTGATGGAGTTCGTGCGCCGGGCGGCGGAGCTCCCGGAGGACACCCTGCCGGTGTACGCCTCCGGCCGCACCGCCGAGCGGCACCGCTCGTGGGTCCGGGAGCGGTGCGGGATGCGCTACAACGGCCAGGCGGCCCGCGCGCTGGCCGAGGAGACGATGCGGATCGAGGCGGCGTCGAAGAACAACCCGGCGGACCTGATCAACATCGCGCTGGAGAAGCTGGTGGAGGCCGGGCTGGAGATTCCCCGGTACTCCACGCTGGACACGATGGCCTCCACCGTGCGGGCCCGGGTGAACGAGGAGATCCTGGCGGGCATCCGGGAGCGGATGACCGAGGACGAGCGGGTGCGGCTGCTGGGCCTGGTCGATGTCGTCGGCCTGGACGGCAAGACGCTGTTCAACGCGCTCAAGCACAACCCGGGGCGGGCGACCTGGTCGAACTTCAAGCGTCTGAAGGGCCACCTGACGTGGGTGGACGGGCTCGGCGAGAGCGCCAAGTGGCTGGAGGGCGTGGCGTCGGGGAAGGTCGCGGACTTCGCCGGCGAGGCGCAGGCCCAGGACGCGGCGACGCTCAAGGACTACACGGCCCGCCGGCGGGTCGCGTTGATCGCCTGCCTGGCCGCGAAGGCCAGGATGCGGGCCCGCGACGACCTGACGACGATGTTCTGCAAGCGGATGGCGGGCAAGGCGAAGAAGGCCCGCGAGGAGCTGGAGGAGATCCGGCGCCGGCAGCAGGAGATCGTGGAGACGCTGGTCGCCAACTACCGCACGCTGCTGCAGCAGGTGGACGCCGGCGGGCCCGCGCAGACCGCGCGGGCTAAGGCCGCCGCGTTGACCAAGCAGGCGCTGGACGCGCTGGAGGGCCTGGACGAGGAGTCCAGCGCCGCCGAGGCCGTCCGCAAGCTGGAGGGCCGCGTCTCGCCCGCCCTGCTGGTGCTCGCCGAAGGGCTGATGGTCCAGGCGAACGGGCTCGCCTCGCTGGTGGCGTCGGTGGAAAGGCTCGGCGGGTTCGACGCCCAGTACGCGCAGATCGAGCAGGTCTCCGCGCACCACGGCGACAACTGGGAGGTGCTGCTGCACGGTCACCTCAAGGCGGACCGGCCGGTGATGTTCGACCTCACCGACGTGATCGAGCTGAAGGCCACCAGCGAGGACTCCTCCGTGCTGGACGCCCTCGCGCACGCCAAGGCCCACCGGGCGATGGTGCGCGACTTCATCCCCGACCGCGACGCGGACGGCCGGAAGGTGGACGTCTCCTTCGCCACGCAGAACTGGCAGAAGGCGATCCGCGACCGGCGCCGGCCCGGCCACTTCGTGCGCCGCCACTTCGAGGCGATGGTCTTCTGCTACCTCGCCGACGAGCTCCGCACCGGCGACGTGGCGGTGATCGGCTCGGAGGAGTACGCCGACTGGTCCGAGCGGCTGCTGCCCTGGGAGCAGGTGGAGGCGAAGCTGCCGGATTACCTGGTGGAGGTCGGCCTGAGCACTCCGGGCGAGGCGGCGCCGTTCGACGGCCGGGCCCTGGTTGCCCAGCTGCGCGGGCGGCTGTCCGCGGCGGCGGCCGCGGCGGACGGCGAGTATCCGGACAACGACGAGCTGTTCATCGACCCCGACACGGGGGCGCCCAAGCTCAAGGCCCGCCGGGCTTCGATGCCGCGCAAGAGCACGCAGGTGCTGGAGCAGGCCGTCAAGGAGCGGATGCCCGAGCGCACCCTGCTGGGCATCGTGGCCCGCACGGCGTACTGGATCGCGTGGTGGCACCGGTTCGGACCGGCGTCCGGCAACGACCCGAAACTGAGGGACCCGTTCGGCCGGTACGTGATCACGACGTTCGTGAAGGGCACGAACATGACCTTCGCCGAGGCCGCCCGGCACATCGCGGGCGTCTCCAGCCACGAACTGTCCGTTGCGGCCCGCCGGCACGTCACCACGGCGAAGCTGAACGAGGCGATCGGCGACGTGGTGGACCGGCACGCCCAGCTCGACCTGTCCCGGGCGTGGGGCAACGGCACCACCGCGGCGGCCGACGGCACCCACATGGACACCTACCTGGACAACCTGCTCGCCGAGACGTCGGTGCGCTACGGGGCGGTGGGCGGTATCGCGTACCACCACGTCTCGGACCTGTACATCGCGCTGTTCACGCACTTCGTGCCGTGCGGGGTGTGGGAGGCGGTCTACATCATCGAGGGCCTGCTGAAGAACACCTCCGAGGTCGGCCCGACCACCATCCACGCGGACACCCAGGGGCAGAGCTACCCGGTGTTCGCCATCGCCCACCTACTCGGCATCGACCTGATGCCCCGCATCCGCAACTGGAAGGACCTGCTGTTCTTCCGCCCCTCACGCACCGCCCAGTACGAGCACATCGACGCCCTGTTCGGCGAGCCGGGGCGCAACGTCATCGACTGGCGCCTGATCGAAAACCACTTCCGGGACCTGATGCGGGTGATCGTGTCGATCCGCGAGGGCGCCATCTCCTCCGTCCTGCTGCTGCGGCGCCTGCGCTCGGGCTCGCGGCGCAACGCCACCTACACGGCGTTCCGCGAGGTGGGCAAGGTGATCCGCACCGTCCAGCTGCTGCGCTACCTCTCGGACAGCCCGCTGCGGGCGAGGGTGACGGCGGCGACCAACAAGGTCGAGGCGTTCAACGGCTTCTCGGACTGGGTGCGCTTCGGCCAGAACGGCACGGTCGCGGCGAACGACCCGGTCGAGCAGGAGAAGGACGTGAAGTTCACGTCCCTGCTGGCCAACCTGGTGATCTTCCACAACACCCTGGACATCGCCGACGTGGTCCGCGAGCTGCAGGCCGAGGGGCGCCCGGTCGACCCGCTCGACCTCGCCCAGGTCTCCCCATACCTGACCGAGCACATCAAGCGGTTCGGCGAGTACTCCACCCACGAACTCGGCATCACCCCCGACGCCTACGACGCCCGCCTGGACGTCGACTTCAGCGTGCTCGGCGGCGACGACAAGGCAGCAGCGGCATGA
- a CDS encoding M1 family metallopeptidase yields MAAVPVAVAALLVAAGPAAAGTVGSSGAGDAYFPLSGNGGYDVRHYDLTLGYDPQSRHLDGKAVITARATQRLTRFDLDLKGLKVTGVTVDHAKASYRRDGQELVVTPRHSLRRNQEFRVTVTYSGTPKPATDPDGSSDGWIPTDDGAFVAGEPQGAMTWFPANSHPRDKASYDFTITVPEGHTAVANGILRGQSSGHGRTTFRWRQSEPMAAYLATATVGKFKVEQYTTRDGLKVYNAVDPREATAAAPVLKKLPSVLAWESGVFGPYPFRAAGAIVDRAPQVGYALETQTRPVYDSAPDLSTLVHESAHQWFGDSVSLTAWQDIWLNEGFATYAEWLYAEQHGGKTAQQTFDSLYASPAGSGLWAFPPANPGSGAHIFDTPVYARGAMALQKLRTAVGDGVFFRILRTWATEHRGGHGTTAQFIRLSERLSGKDLGALFHTWIGTAGKPTSP; encoded by the coding sequence GTGGCCGCGGTTCCCGTCGCCGTCGCGGCGTTGCTCGTCGCGGCGGGCCCGGCGGCGGCCGGCACGGTGGGCTCGTCCGGTGCGGGGGACGCGTACTTCCCCCTCTCGGGCAACGGCGGCTACGACGTCCGGCACTACGACCTGACCCTCGGTTACGACCCCCAGAGCCGCCACCTCGACGGCAAAGCGGTCATCACCGCTCGGGCCACCCAGCGACTGACCCGCTTCGACCTCGACCTCAAAGGGCTGAAGGTCACCGGCGTCACCGTCGACCACGCCAAGGCGTCCTACCGGCGTGACGGCCAGGAACTGGTGGTCACCCCCCGCCACTCCCTCCGGCGGAACCAGGAATTCCGAGTCACCGTCACCTACTCGGGCACGCCCAAGCCGGCCACCGACCCGGACGGTTCCTCGGACGGGTGGATCCCCACCGACGACGGCGCGTTCGTGGCCGGCGAACCGCAGGGCGCCATGACGTGGTTCCCCGCCAACAGCCACCCCAGGGACAAGGCCTCCTACGACTTCACCATCACCGTCCCCGAGGGGCACACCGCCGTGGCCAACGGAATCCTCCGCGGACAGTCGAGCGGCCACGGCCGTACGACATTCCGCTGGCGGCAGTCCGAGCCGATGGCGGCCTACCTCGCCACGGCGACGGTCGGGAAGTTCAAGGTCGAGCAGTACACCACCCGCGACGGACTCAAGGTCTACAACGCCGTCGACCCCCGTGAGGCGACCGCCGCGGCGCCCGTACTGAAGAAGCTGCCGTCCGTGCTGGCGTGGGAGAGCGGTGTCTTCGGGCCCTACCCCTTCCGGGCCGCCGGAGCCATCGTCGACCGGGCTCCGCAGGTCGGATACGCGCTGGAGACCCAGACGCGTCCCGTGTACGACTCCGCGCCCGACCTGAGCACCCTCGTCCACGAAAGCGCGCACCAGTGGTTCGGGGACTCCGTCAGCCTCACCGCGTGGCAGGACATCTGGCTCAACGAGGGCTTCGCGACGTATGCCGAGTGGCTGTACGCCGAGCAGCACGGTGGCAAGACGGCGCAGCAGACGTTCGACTCCCTGTACGCCAGTCCTGCCGGCAGCGGTCTGTGGGCGTTTCCGCCGGCGAACCCCGGGAGTGGGGCGCACATCTTCGACACGCCCGTGTACGCGCGGGGTGCGATGGCTCTGCAGAAGCTGCGTACGGCTGTGGGGGACGGGGTGTTCTTCCGCATCCTGCGGACCTGGGCCACGGAGCACCGTGGCGGCCATGGCACCACCGCCCAGTTCATTCGCCTCTCCGAGCGGTTGTCCGGGAAGGACCTCGGCGCGTTGTTCCACACGTGGATCGGCACGGCGGGCAAGCCGACCTCTCCCTGA
- a CDS encoding IS110 family transposase, with translation MRWCEQWPDRRFAVEGAGGLGRSLAQQLAAAGENVVDVPSTLSARARLLATGGDRKTDAKDALHVAQVALFRHDLRPVVQEDQTTILRLLTERRDDLVHERTRVLNRLHAVLRDLLPGGAPTGLSADKAAVLMKGIRPVTATDNCRRDIARDLLADLRRLDRQVKDNEAEMREAVAATRTTLTTLPGLGTVLAAKVIGHIGDVSRFPTEHHFARYTGSAPLDASSGNNVRHRLNTGGNRALNSVLHTIAVCQIRDGGRGQDYYLRKISEGKTPSEARRALKRRLSNVVYRIMKRDQRTHLAQAA, from the coding sequence ATGCGCTGGTGCGAGCAGTGGCCCGACCGCCGTTTCGCGGTGGAGGGTGCTGGCGGCCTGGGCCGCTCGCTCGCCCAGCAGCTGGCCGCCGCGGGCGAGAACGTGGTCGACGTACCCTCCACCCTTTCGGCCCGGGCCCGGCTGCTGGCCACCGGAGGAGACCGGAAGACCGATGCCAAGGACGCCCTTCATGTTGCCCAGGTCGCTCTGTTTCGCCATGACCTGCGACCCGTGGTCCAGGAGGACCAGACCACGATCCTGCGGCTCCTGACCGAGCGGCGAGACGACCTGGTCCACGAGCGCACCCGCGTCCTCAACCGGCTCCACGCCGTGCTTCGCGATCTGCTGCCCGGCGGTGCCCCCACCGGGCTGTCGGCCGACAAGGCCGCCGTCCTGATGAAGGGGATCCGGCCGGTCACGGCCACCGACAACTGCCGCCGTGACATAGCTCGTGACCTGCTGGCCGACCTGCGCCGCCTCGACCGGCAGGTCAAGGACAACGAAGCCGAGATGCGCGAAGCCGTCGCGGCGACCCGCACCACGCTGACCACCCTGCCCGGCCTGGGCACCGTGTTGGCCGCCAAGGTCATCGGCCACATCGGGGACGTCAGCCGCTTCCCCACGGAGCACCACTTCGCCAGATACACCGGCAGCGCTCCCTTGGACGCCTCCAGCGGCAACAACGTCCGCCACCGACTCAACACCGGCGGCAACCGTGCGCTGAACTCGGTACTGCACACCATCGCCGTCTGCCAGATCCGCGACGGCGGGCGCGGACAGGACTACTACCTCCGCAAGATCAGTGAGGGGAAGACACCATCCGAAGCCCGAAGGGCCCTCAAACGGCGCCTGTCCAACGTGGTCTACCGGATCATGAAGCGCGACCAACGGACCCACCTCGCCCAAGCCGCTTGA
- a CDS encoding TerC family protein encodes MNDLSFAVPLWVWAAVTLGICVMLAVDLIAHRDNHVIGFKEAAIWSSIWIAIGLGFGLILLAWQGGEVSSTYYAGYLIEKALSIDNVFVFALVFSFFAVPDAYQHKVLFWGVLGALAARLVFIFVGAELLQVFFWTAYVFGAFLIWTGWKMAVSKDEEVHPDRNPVVRLVKKLIPTDPKFHGDKFFIRRNGKRVATLLFVVLVAVEATDLIFAVDSVAAVLAITTNTFLVWTANAFAVLGLRSLYFCLAGLLRRFAYLHYGLAVLLAFAGVKLILSETPVGKLPIPLTLSVIAVTITVSIAWSLIATRNQDGAPDGIPAMTGTPPADRGDETAPAPDRPAVRGTHGKESP; translated from the coding sequence ATGAATGACCTGTCGTTCGCCGTCCCGCTGTGGGTGTGGGCCGCGGTCACCCTCGGCATCTGCGTGATGCTCGCCGTCGACCTGATCGCCCACCGCGACAACCACGTCATCGGCTTCAAGGAGGCCGCGATCTGGAGCAGCATCTGGATCGCCATCGGTCTCGGCTTCGGCCTGATCCTGCTGGCGTGGCAGGGCGGGGAGGTGTCCTCCACCTACTACGCCGGCTACCTGATCGAAAAGGCCCTGTCGATCGACAACGTCTTCGTCTTCGCGCTGGTCTTCTCCTTCTTCGCCGTCCCCGACGCCTACCAGCACAAGGTCCTCTTCTGGGGCGTCCTCGGCGCCCTGGCCGCGCGGCTGGTGTTCATCTTCGTCGGCGCCGAACTGCTCCAGGTGTTCTTCTGGACCGCCTACGTCTTCGGTGCGTTCCTCATCTGGACCGGCTGGAAGATGGCCGTCTCCAAGGACGAAGAGGTCCACCCCGACCGCAACCCGGTCGTACGCCTGGTCAAGAAGCTCATCCCCACTGACCCGAAGTTCCATGGCGACAAGTTCTTCATCCGTCGCAATGGCAAGCGCGTGGCGACGCTGCTGTTCGTGGTCCTGGTCGCGGTGGAGGCAACCGACCTGATCTTCGCCGTCGACTCCGTCGCCGCCGTCCTGGCGATCACCACCAACACCTTCCTGGTGTGGACCGCCAACGCCTTCGCCGTCCTCGGGCTCCGAAGCCTGTACTTCTGCCTCGCCGGACTCCTGCGCCGCTTCGCCTACCTCCACTACGGCCTCGCGGTCCTCCTCGCCTTCGCCGGCGTCAAGCTCATCCTGTCCGAGACCCCCGTCGGCAAGCTCCCCATCCCCCTCACCCTCAGCGTCATCGCGGTGACCATCACCGTCTCCATCGCCTGGTCCCTGATCGCCACCCGCAACCAGGACGGGGCCCCCGACGGCATCCCGGCCATGACCGGGACCCCTCCCGCCGACCGCGGCGACGAGACGGCTCCCGCACCCGATCGGCCCGCAGTCCGCGGCACGCACGGAAAGGAATCGCCATGA
- a CDS encoding Fic family protein: MTATDSPSVWLRVRREVDWRHSPALQRVPAGRDGFRSWCEGPVRRRDPIRAERLLAAHTLAREDAARQTPLNFALLARWQREVLAATGAPFRVSDAYAKAGRERYGLTPHTQADFDSCLNETTAPDIPLAARAARAYLDVAFFHPFTDGNARAALLTLVYVLAREDIVLPEVGPLQTTRYADDPAGAADLATLIGVLNRRRR; this comes from the coding sequence ATGACCGCTACTGACAGCCCCTCGGTCTGGCTGCGCGTGCGCCGCGAGGTCGACTGGCGGCATTCACCGGCTCTGCAACGGGTCCCGGCCGGCCGCGACGGGTTCCGGTCCTGGTGCGAGGGACCGGTGCGTCGGCGCGACCCGATTCGCGCTGAGCGTCTGCTCGCCGCGCACACCCTGGCCCGGGAGGATGCCGCACGCCAGACCCCGCTGAACTTCGCTCTGCTGGCCCGTTGGCAACGCGAAGTCCTCGCTGCAACAGGGGCACCGTTCCGCGTGAGCGACGCCTATGCGAAGGCCGGCCGCGAGCGCTACGGTCTGACCCCTCACACGCAGGCCGACTTCGATTCCTGCCTGAACGAGACGACCGCCCCGGACATCCCGCTGGCGGCCCGCGCGGCCCGCGCCTACCTCGACGTGGCGTTCTTCCACCCCTTCACCGATGGCAATGCCCGCGCCGCACTGTTGACCTTGGTCTATGTCCTGGCGCGGGAGGACATCGTCCTTCCTGAGGTCGGCCCCCTCCAGACCACCCGCTACGCGGATGACCCGGCCGGTGCCGCCGACCTTGCCACTCTCATCGGGGTGCTCAACCGCCGCCGACGCTGA
- a CDS encoding recombinase family protein, with product MSTPLEDAQFELLGDEPAVRTEIRIGYARVSTGGQKLDRQLDVLTAVGCRRIFADRKSGKNDLRPELKACHAFLAAGDTLVVPALDRYGRSLQDLITMVGELREREIGFTSLHERLDTTTPGGRLVFHVFAALAEFIRELIVSGTREGLAAARARGKVGGRPSVVNADIIRAARDMLPNPDHSITSIAKLLGVSPGTLYNHIPDLQELRASRIPAQLEAGSR from the coding sequence GTGAGCACGCCACTTGAAGACGCCCAGTTCGAACTCCTGGGCGACGAGCCCGCCGTCCGGACCGAGATCCGCATCGGATACGCACGGGTGTCCACCGGCGGACAGAAGCTCGACCGCCAGCTCGACGTCCTCACCGCGGTCGGCTGCCGCCGGATCTTCGCCGACAGGAAGTCAGGGAAGAACGACCTACGGCCCGAGCTGAAGGCGTGCCACGCTTTCCTCGCCGCCGGCGACACCTTGGTGGTGCCCGCCCTCGACCGCTACGGCCGTTCCTTGCAGGACCTGATCACGATGGTCGGCGAGCTGCGCGAGCGGGAGATCGGCTTCACCTCGCTGCACGAGCGGCTCGACACCACCACCCCCGGCGGCCGGCTGGTGTTCCACGTCTTCGCCGCGCTAGCGGAGTTCATCCGCGAGCTGATCGTCTCCGGCACCCGCGAGGGCCTGGCCGCCGCCCGTGCCCGGGGGAAGGTCGGCGGCCGGCCCAGCGTCGTCAATGCGGACATCATCCGGGCCGCCCGCGACATGCTGCCCAACCCCGACCACTCGATCACCTCGATCGCCAAGCTCCTCGGGGTGAGCCCCGGCACGCTCTACAACCACATCCCGGACCTGCAGGAGCTGAGGGCCAGCCGTATTCCGGCCCAGCTCGAAGCGGGCAGCCGGTGA
- a CDS encoding universal stress protein, producing the protein MTRLLSHPHRDRAPRVARAGLVQPVAAVLTDRIDDVAVAEAAARIALARRVPLLLIAVMTPHVRRSSLGPASASVRAVLARVMPKVGPHATGYIPEVFHLPVGRGSRLAAAKELLALASRHRAPDVVAARRGPHGLDAHALIEAAALRGGPFVHAVAPAAWVPLQSPAP; encoded by the coding sequence ATGACCCGACTGCTCTCCCACCCCCACCGAGACCGTGCTCCCCGCGTCGCGCGGGCGGGTCTGGTCCAGCCGGTGGCGGCGGTGCTGACCGACCGCATTGACGATGTCGCGGTGGCCGAGGCGGCCGCCCGCATCGCGCTGGCCCGCAGGGTGCCGCTGCTGCTGATCGCTGTGATGACCCCGCATGTGCGCCGTTCCTCCCTCGGTCCGGCCTCCGCGTCGGTGCGGGCGGTGCTGGCCCGGGTGATGCCGAAGGTCGGCCCGCACGCCACGGGCTACATCCCCGAGGTGTTCCACCTGCCCGTCGGCAGGGGTTCGCGGCTGGCGGCGGCAAAGGAGCTGCTGGCGCTGGCCTCCCGCCACCGGGCCCCGGACGTGGTGGCCGCTCGCCGCGGCCCGCACGGGCTCGACGCACACGCCCTGATCGAGGCCGCGGCCCTGCGTGGCGGCCCATTCGTCCACGCCGTCGCCCCCGCCGCCTGGGTGCCCCTGCAATCGCCGGCGCCGTGA
- a CDS encoding recombinase family protein — MIPDAVEDAQFELLVAEPAVRTEIRIGYARVSTGGQKLDRQLDALGAVGCRRIFADKKSGKNDARPERKACHAFLAPGDTLVVPALDRYGRSLQDLIPMVGELRKREIGFTSLHERLDTTTPGGRLVFHVFAALAEFIRELIISSTREGLAAARARGKVGGRPTVINPDIIRAARDMLPNPEHSITSIAKLLGVSPGTLYNHIPDLQELRASRIPAQLEAGNR; from the coding sequence TTGATCCCCGACGCCGTTGAAGACGCCCAGTTCGAACTCCTGGTCGCCGAGCCCGCCGTCCGCACCGAGATCCGCATCGGATACGCACGGGTGTCCACCGGCGGACAGAAGCTCGACCGCCAGCTCGACGCCCTGGGCGCGGTCGGCTGCCGCCGGATCTTCGCCGACAAGAAGTCGGGGAAGAACGACGCCCGGCCCGAGCGGAAGGCGTGCCACGCCTTCCTCGCCCCGGGCGACACCTTGGTGGTGCCCGCCCTCGACCGCTACGGCCGCTCCCTCCAGGACTTGATCCCCATGGTCGGCGAACTGCGCAAGCGCGAGATCGGCTTCACCTCGCTGCACGAACGGCTCGACACCACCACCCCCGGCGGTCGGCTCGTCTTCCACGTCTTCGCCGCCCTCGCCGAGTTCATCCGCGAGCTGATCATCTCCAGCACCCGCGAGGGACTGGCCGCCGCCCGGGCCCGCGGCAAGGTCGGCGGCCGGCCCACCGTCATCAACCCGGACATCATCCGAGCCGCCCGCGACATGCTCCCCAACCCCGAGCACTCGATCACCTCGATCGCCAAGCTCCTCGGCGTCAGCCCCGGCACCCTCTACAACCACATCCCCGACCTGCAAGAACTACGCGCCAGCCGCATCCCCGCCCAGCTCGAAGCAGGCAACCGGTGA
- a CDS encoding helix-turn-helix domain-containing protein has protein sequence MSSSSARGDQWTFLTNHARVLLWIARDPEVRLRDVAAGIGITERAVQIIVADLEAAGYLTRTRVGRRNRYTIDPTVALRHPSEADHPVGDLLGAFLHREDTPDSAGAEPEAAARP, from the coding sequence ATGAGTAGCTCATCGGCACGCGGCGACCAGTGGACGTTCCTGACCAACCACGCACGGGTGCTGCTGTGGATCGCCCGCGACCCGGAGGTGCGGCTGCGGGACGTCGCCGCCGGGATCGGTATCACCGAGCGGGCGGTGCAGATCATCGTCGCGGACCTGGAAGCGGCCGGGTACCTGACCCGGACCCGGGTGGGCCGCCGCAACCGCTACACCATCGACCCCACGGTGGCCCTTCGCCACCCGTCCGAGGCCGACCACCCCGTCGGCGACCTCCTGGGCGCCTTCCTCCACCGCGAGGACACCCCGGACAGTGCAGGCGCCGAGCCGGAGGCGGCCGCCAGGCCGTGA